Proteins encoded by one window of Panicum virgatum strain AP13 chromosome 7N, P.virgatum_v5, whole genome shotgun sequence:
- the LOC120683988 gene encoding ABC transporter B family member 15-like, translated as MAAAAGGEGKASFLELVRYADARDRCLMALGALGSFGDGMMQPLSMLVLADIVNSYGGAGTAGSVFSSAAVDKFALRLLYVAVAVGACAFLEGLCWTRTAERQASTMRRLYLEAVLRQQVDFFDAPAPSSQATTFRVISTISDDADTIQDFLAEKLPNVLANMTLFFGGLAVAFVFSWRLALAGLPFSVLFVVPSVVLGKRLAAAAGEARAAYEEAGGVAEQAVASIRTVASYRGERRTLERFGRALARSTALGVKQGLIKGAVIGSMGVIYAVWSFLSWLGSVLVIRFHAQGGHVFVASICIVLSGMSIMMALPNLRYFVDAATAAARMREMIDRLQPLEADGKKGATKESIRGRIVFRDVRFSYPSRPDTRVLDGVNLTIAEGDTVGLVGGSGSGKSTVISLLQRFYSPDSGEILLDGHDITALNAEWLRSQIGLVSQEPVLFATSIRENILFGNEAASLKQVVAAAKMANAHDFIIKLPHGYETNVGQFGTQLSGGQKQRIAIARALIRDPRILLLDEATSALDSESERAVQDALDRASVGRTTVVVAHRLSTIRKADMIAVLDAGRVVERGTHDELLAAAGADGGVYARMARLQKASVAVAREEQRQRVVEAESESSMVSFRSVEIMSLASDFHPSPVPSFRSVERSVDMEDDEPAGHDTDRRREPSQLRLLKMNRPEWKQALLGCAGAVVFGAVLPLYSYSLGSLPEVYYLGDNDLIRSKTRLYSLVFFGIAIVCITANIVQHYNFAVMGERLTERVRAQMLAKILSFEVGWFDEKENSSAAVSARLATQATKVRSLVGDRMCLLVQAAANAALGFSLALAVSWRLAAVMIAMQPLIIASFYFKKVLMTAMSRKAKKAQVQGSHLAGEAVVNHRTITAFSSQRRMLRLYEAAQEGPRKDSRVQSWVSGACLSLCQFSNTGTMALALWYGGRLMARGLITPTHLFQVFFMLMTMGRVIADAGSLTSDLAKGGDAVRSVLDTLDRDPLIKNNDGGDDGEAKESEKNGKQRQEEIKGAIEFRNVHFSYPTRPEVAVLDGFSLEIGAGKTVALVGPSGSGKSTVIALIERFYDPQKGSVLVDGRDIRSYSLAHLRSHIALVSQEPALFSGTIRDNIAYGEEHATEDEVTRAAKLANAHEFISGMEGGYGALVGERGAQLSGGQRQRVALARAVLKNARVLLLDEATSALDTVSERLVQDAVERMLRGRTCVVVAHRLSTVQKSDTIAVVKDGKVAERGRHGELVAAGRGGVYYNLIKLQHGRSPCLSPM; from the exons atggcggcggccgccgggggcgaGGGGAAGGCGTCGTTCCTGGAGCTGGTGCGCTACGCCGACGCGCGGGACCGGTGCCTCATGGCGCTCGGCGCGCTGGGCAGCTTCGGCGACGGCATGATGCAGCCGCTCTCCATGCTCGTGCTCGCCGACATCGTCAACAGCTACGGCGGCGCGGGGACGGCCGGCAGCGTGTtcagctccgccgccgtcgacaag TTCGCGCTCCGGCTGCTGtacgtcgcggtcgcggtgggcGCCTGCGCCTTTCTAG AGGGGCTGTGCTGGACGCGGACGGCGGAGCGGCAGGCGTCGACGATGCGGCGCCTGTACCTGGAGGCCGTCCTGCGCCAGCAGGTGGACTTCTTCGACGCGCCCGCGCCGTCCTCGCAGGCCACGACGTTCCGCGTCATCTCCACCATCTCCGACGACGCCGACACCATCCAGGACttcctcgccgagaag CTGCCGAACGTCCTGGCGAACATGACGCTCTTCTTCGGCGGGCTGGCCGTGGCCTTCGTCTTCTCGTGGCGGCTGGCGCTGGCGGGCCTCCCGTTCTCGGTCCTCTTCGTGGTCccgagcgtggtcctcggcaagcggctcgccgccgccgccggggaggcccGCGCGGCGTacgaggaggccggcggcgtcgccgagCAGGCCGTGGCGTCCATCCGGACCGTGGCGTCGTACCGCGGGGAGCGCCGGACGCTGGAGCGGTTCGGGCGCGCGCTGGCGCGGAGCACGGCGCTCGGCGTCAAGCAGGGGCTCATCAAGGGCGCCGTCATCGGGAGCATGGGGGTCATCTACGCCGTCTGGTCCTTCCTGTCCTGGCTCGGCAGCGTCCTCGTCATCCGCTTCCACGCGCAGGGCGGCCACGTCTTCGTCGCCTCCATCTGCATCGTCCTGTCCGGAAT GTCCATCATGATGGCGCTGCCGAACCTTCGGTATTTCGTCgacgccgcgacggcggcggcgcggatgcgCGAGATGATCGACAGGCTCCAGCCTCTGGAGGCGGATGGCAAGAAGGGCGCCACCAAGGAGAGCATCAGGGGCCGGATCGTGTTCAGGGACGTGCGCTTCTCGTACCCGTCGAGGCCGGACACGCGGGTGCTCGACGGCGTGAACCTGACCATCGCGGAGGGCGACACCGTCGGCCtcgtcggcggcagcggctccgGCAAGTCCACCGTCATCTCCTTGCTGCAGAGGTTCTACAGCCCCGACTCCGGCGAGATACTGCTGGACGGCCATGACATCACCGCGCTCAACGCGGAGTGGCTCAGGAGCCAGATCGGGCTGGTGAGCCAGGAGCCCGTGCTGTTCGCCACGTCCATCAGGGAGAACATTCTGTTCGGCAACGAGGCGGCGTCGCTGAAGCAGGTCGTCGCCGCGGCGAAGATGGCCAACGCACACGACTTCATCATCAAATTGCCCCATGGGTACGAAACAAAT GTCGGGCAGTTCGGGACGCAGCTGTCGGGAGGGCAGAAGCAGCGCATCGCCATCGCCCGCGCCCTCATCCGGGACCCCAGGATCCTGCTCCTGGACGAGGCGACCAGCGCGCTGGACTCCGAGTCGGAGCGCGCGGTGCAGGACGCGCTGGACCGGGCGTCCGTGGGGCGGACGACCGTCGTCGTGGCGCACCGCCTGTCCACGATCCGCAAGGCCGACATGATCGCGGTGCTCGACGCAGGCCGCGTGGTGGAGCGCGGCACGCACGACGAGCTCCTTGCCGCCGCtggcgcggacggcggcgtcTACGCCCGGATGGCGCGCCTGCAGAAGGCGTCCGTGGCCGTGGCGAGAGAGGAGCAGCGCCAGCGCGTGGTGGAAGCCGAGTCGGAGAGCAGCATGGTGTCGTTCCGCAGTGTCGAGATCATGTCGCTGGCCAGCGACTTCCATCCAAGCCCGGTGCCGTCGTTCCGGTCGGTCGAACGCTCCGTGGACATGGAAGACGACGAGCCCGCCGGCCACGACACCGATCGCCGCCGCGAGCCCTCGCAGCTCCGCCTGCTCAAGATGAATCGACCGGAGTGGAAGCAGGCTCTTCTCGGGTGCGCCGGCGCAGTCGTGTTCGGTGCCGTTCTGCCGCTGTACTCGTACAGCCTCGGCTCGTTGCCGGAGGTGTATTACCTCGGTGACAATGACCTCATCCGCTCAAAGACCAG GTTGTACTCCCTCGTCTTCTTCGGCATTGCCATCGTCTGCATCACGGCGAACATCGTGCAGCACTACAACTTCGCCGTCATGGGGGAGCGCCTGACCGAGCGCGTCCGGGCACAGATGCTCGCCAAGATCCTGTCCTTCGAGGTCGGGTGGTTCGACGAGAAGGAGAACTCGAGCGCGGCGGTCAGCGCACGTCTGGCGACGCAGGCGACCAAGGTCCGGTCCCTCGTCGGCGACCGCATGTGCCTCCTGGTGCAGGCGGCCGCCAACGCGGCGCTGGGCTTCTCCCTGGCGCTCGccgtgtcgtggcggctcgccGCCGTCATGATAGCGATGCAGCCGCTGATCATCGCGAGCTTCTACTTCAAGAAGGTGCTCATGACGGCCATGTCCAGGAAGGCCAAGaaggcgcaggtgcaggggagcCATCTCGCGGGCGAGGCCGTGGTGAACCACCGGACGATCACCGCCTTCTCGTCGCAGCGGCGGATGCTCCGCCTGTACGAGGCCGCGCAGGAGGGGCCCAGGAAGGACAGCAGGGTACAGTCGTGGGTCTCCGGCGCCTGCCTCTCCCTGTGCCAGTTCAGCAACACGGGCACCATGGCGCTAGCGCTGTGGTACGGAGGCAGGCTCATGGCCAGGGGCCTCATCACGCCCACGCACCTGTTCCAGGTGTTCTTCATGCTCATGACCATGGGGAGGGTGATCGCCGACGCCGGGAGCCTGACGTCCGACCTAGCCAAGGGCGGTGACGCCGTGCGGTCCGTCCTCGACACGCTGGACCGCGATCCGCTGATCAAGAACAAcgatggcggcgacgacggcgaagcCAAGGAGTCCGAGAAGAACGGCAAACAGAGGCAGGAGGAGATCAAGGGCGCCATCGAGTTCAGGAACGTGCACTTCAGCTACCCGACCCGGCCGGAGGTGGCCGTGCTCGACGGGTTCAGCCTCGAGATAGGCGCGGGGAAGACGGTGGCGCTCGTCGGGCCGAGCGGGTCCGGCAAGTCCACGGTGATCGCCCTGATCGAGCGCTTCTACGACCCGCAGAAAGGCTCGGTCCTGGTCGACGGCCGGGACATCAGGAGCTACAGCCTGGCGCACCTGCGGTCGCACATCGCGCTCGTCAGCCAGGAGCCGGCGCTGTTCTCCGGCACCATCCGCGACAACATAGCCTACGGCGAGGAGCACGCCACCGAGGACGAGGTGACCCGCGCCGCCAAGCTCGCCAACGCCCACGAGTTCATCAG CGGGATGGAGGGCGGCTACGGCGCGCTCGTCGGCGAGCGAGGGGCGCAGCTGTCGGGCGGGCAGCGGCAGCGGGTCGCGCTGGCGCGCGCGGTGCTGAAGAACGCGAGGGTCCTGCTGCTGGACGAGGCGACGAGCGCGCTGGACACCGTGTCGGAGCGGCTGGTGCAGGACGCCGTCGAGCGGATGCTGCGGGGGAGGACGTGCGTGGTCGTGGCGCACCGCCTCTCCACGGTGCAGAAGTCGGACACGATCGCGGTGGTGAAGGACGGGAAGGTGGCGGAGAGAGggcgccacggcgagctcgtcgccgccgggcgcggAGGGGTGTACTACAACCTGATCAAGCTGCAGCACGGCAGGTCACCCTGCCTTAGTCCCATGTAA
- the LOC120684028 gene encoding protein JINGUBANG-like, with amino-acid sequence MQLLPRLCMATGTGDGDGEASGKGGGGKLSSAVSSSSSTVSTSSSAAAAAVSEASSSASLPSLPSLSAAATASLAASFAHVATLRPLSAAPSAAAVAAGDSLRGLVVARPASVALHDLSTLEATSTSDAADAAAAAGSVKCAAHLHGGAAAVTGHQDGRLRLWRVSSRSPARLRLAAALPTVADRLRRFPVPSNHVTVRRHHRRLWIEHADTVSGVAPSADGRLLFSVSWDKTLKVWALPSLRCLQSLPAHDDAVNSVAVAPDGTVYTGSADKRVRVWAPRPAPDKARRARGKKHQPAYHLVATLSRHTAAVNALAVGSGGLALYSGGNDRSVVVWEREDSASHLVAVGALRGHRRAVLSIACAAGGLVVSGSADQTVRAWRRAADGRGYACVAVIDGHGAAVRSVAAAPAPAPQKRPRGDGGADEEEWRVCSASFDGEVRVWSLRVASGLQ; translated from the coding sequence ATGCAGCTTCTCCCGCGGCTCTGCATGGCCACCggcaccggcgacggcgacggggaggcgagcgggaagggcggcggcgggaagctGTCCTCGGCggtgtcgtcctcctcgtcgaccgtctccacgtcgtcctccgccgcggcggcggccgtgtcgGAGGCGTCCTCGTCGGCGTCCCTCCCTTCGCTCCCGTCGCTCTCGGCCGCGGCGACCGCCAGCCTCGCCGCGTCCTTCGCCCACGTCGCCACGCTCCGCCCCCTGtccgccgcgccgtcggccgccgccgtcgcggccggggACTCCCTCCGCGGCCTCGTCGTCGCGCGGCCGGCGTCCGTGGCGCTCCACGACCTGTCCACGCTcgaggccacctccacctccgacgcggcggacgccgccgcggccgcgggctcCGTGAAGTGCGCGGcgcacctccacggcggcgcggccgcggtgaCGGGCCACCAGGACGGGCGGCTGCGGCTGTGGCGGGTCTCCTCGCGCTCGCCTGCcaggctccgcctcgccgccgcgctccccaCAGTCGCCGATCGCCTCCGCCGGTTCCCCGTCCCGTCCAACCACGTGAccgtccgccgccaccaccgccggctcTGGATAGAGCACGCCGACACCGTGTCCGGCGTCGCGCCGTCCGCCGACGGCCGCCTCCTCTTCTCCGTCTCCTGGGACAAGACGCTCAAGGTGTGGGCCCTCCCGTCGCTCCGCTGCCTGCAGTCGCTGCCGGCGCACGACGACGCGGTGAACTCCGTCGCCGTGGCGCCCGACGGCACGGTGTACACGGGCTCCGCCGACAAGCGCGTCCGCGTGTGGGCGCCCCGCCCCGCGCCCGACAAggcccggcgcgcgcgcggcaagAAGCACCAGCCTGCCTACCACCTGGTCGCCACCCTGTCCCGGCACACGGCGGCGGTGAACGCCCTGGCCGTCGGGTCCGGGGGCCTGGCGCTGTACTCGGGCGGCAACGACCGGTCCGTGGTGGTGTGGGAGCGGGAGGACAGCGCGAGCCACTTGGTGGCGGTCGGGGCGCTGAGGGGCCACCGCAGGGCGGTGCTCTCCAtcgcgtgcgcggccggcggGCTCGTCGTCAGCGGGTCCGCGGACCAGACGGTGCGCGCCTGGCGGCGCGCCGCGGACGGCAGGGGGTACGCCTGCGTGGCCGTGATCGACGGGCACGGCGCCGCGGTCAGGTcggtcgcggcggcgcccgcgcccgcgccgcagaagcggccgcgcggggacggcggcgccgacgaggaggAGTGGCGGGTGTGCAGCGCGAGCTTCGACGGCGAGGTGCGGGTCTGGTCGCTGCGGGTGGCGTCCGGTTTGCAGTAG